Proteins found in one Labrus bergylta chromosome 8, fLabBer1.1, whole genome shotgun sequence genomic segment:
- the si:ch73-54f23.4 gene encoding zinc-binding protein A33, translating into MYQNHIKDSNNNCNKSRLCEYKEKLIQAIKRIKHEVDECRDAERETYIESVQVENSFDALERDIRAEFQNLHRFLDEEESRDLERLNRQRQKQLKQLKERGKKIIEQGRDLERAIAVLNGKLAEEDSPNLLKEIQDLIKRSQVSLVLPAEVDTEVRSGQFVGPIQYRIWKHMKSCLYPNITSVTFDPNTAHPNLSLSKSCTSVWFDEDKDKQDCDPSPGRFHYYYCVLGSKGFTTGRHYWEVEVAHKTAWRLGVAREDIERGEMDATGTSSGLWTLALKGGSVLACTDPEPTKVIVSVRLARIGVFLDCENEEVSFYNAVSMAPIYTFTMGTVMVPLFPFYNPCDSDDGKNNAALKIFNPSL; encoded by the exons ATGTACCAAAACCACATCAAGGACAGCAACAACAATTGCAATAAAAGTCGTCTCTGTGAGTACAAG gaaAAGCTTATCCAGGCTATAAAAAGAATCAAGCACGAGGTAGATGAGTGCAGAGAtgcggagagagagacatacatAGAGTCTGTGCAAGTAGAG AACAGCTTTGATGCCCTGGAACGAGATATCAGAGCCGAGTTTCAAAACCTCCATCGTTTCctagacgaggaggagagcagggACCTGGAGCGACtgaacaggcagagacagaaacaactAAAGCAGCTGAAGGAAAGAGGGAAGAAGATAATAGAGCAAGGGAGAGACTTGGAGAGGGCGATTGCAGTGCTGAATGGCAAATTGGCTGAGGAAGACAGTCCGAATCTTTTGAAA GAAATTCAAGATCTCATAAAGAG GTCTCAGGTCAGTTTGGTGCTCCCGGCGGAGGTAGACACTGAGGTGCGCTCTGGTCAGTTTGTGGGCCCCATACAGTACAGGATATGGAAGCACATGAAAAGCTGCCTCTATCCAA ATATTACATCAGTGACTTTTGACCCCAACACAGCCCACCCTAATCTGTCCCTGTCCAAGTCCTGCACTTCAGTTTGGTTTGACGAGGATAAAGACAAGCAGGATTGTGATCCAAGCCCTGGACGGTTCCATTATTATTACTGTGTGCTGGGAAGTAAGGGCTTCACGACAGGCCGGCACTACTGGGAGGTGGAGGTGGCTCATAAGACAGCGTGGAGGTTGGGCGTGGCACGGGAGGATATTGAAAGAGGGGAGATGGATGCTACGGGAACCTCCAGCGGCTTGTGGACCCTGGCCCTGAAAGGTGGATCTGTTTTAGCCTGCACGGACCCAGAGCCCACCAAGGTCATCGTGTCTGTCCGACTTGCCCGCATTGGTGTATTCTTAGACTGTGAAAATGAGGAAGTGTCTTTCTATAATGCTGTTTCCATGGCGCCGATTTACACCTTCACCATGGGAACAGTTATGGTCCCTCTGTTCCCCTTCTATAATCCATGTGACTCTGATGATGGGAAGAACAATGCAGCACTTAAGATTTTTAACCCCTCACTATGA
- the ino80e gene encoding INO80 complex subunit E isoform X1 gives MTNRQIQTREMNGQADLEVDYKRKYKNLKRKLKFLVYEQECFQEELRRSQRKLLKVSRDKSFLLDRLLQYERVDEDSSDSDATVSSENSEGEGPRERERDGAKKRRSSPGACLPSSSSPHLSLLSRSGVNPLQSSGSGPYLNTMPFPPEYLAPPTERMKKERKTKTPKNKKETTGKVVAPMSANYPSATAATPAASGPFSWVPRQMLSGDAAEEEGESDGDSDRGDEDRGEGDEAELVIDIPNE, from the exons ATGACGAACagacagattcaaacaagaG AGATGAACGGACAAGCGGACCTCGAAGTCGACTACAAGAGGAAATATAAAAATCTCAAGCGAAAATTAAAATTTCTTGTTTAT GAACAGGAATGCtttcaggaggagctgaggagatCACAGAGAAAACTTCTCAAAGTTTCAAGAGACAAGAG CTTCCTCCTAGACAGATTGCTACAGTATGAGAGGGTAGATGAAGACTCATCAG ATTCAGATGCTACAGTTTCTTCAGAAAACAGTGAAGGAGAAGGCCCcagggagagggaaagagacgGCGCAAAGAA GCGAAGGAGTAGTCCTGGGGCGTGTCTACCCTCATCATCCTCCCCTCATCTCTCCCTGCTGTCCCGTTCTGGTGTAAATCCCCTTCAGTCCTCAGGCTCTGGACCCTACCTCAACACT ATGCCCTTCCCACCAGAGTATCTGGCTCCTCCAACTGAACgcatgaagaaagagagaaaaacaaagacgcctaaaaacaagaaagagactACTGGGAAG GTTGTTGCCCCAATGTCAGCTAACTACCCATCAGCCACTGCAGCCACGCCAGCAGCCAGCGGCCCTTTCAGCTGGGTCCCTAGACAGATGCTCAGTGGAGATGCGgctgaagaggagggagagagtgatggagacagcgacagaggagacgaagacagaggggagggagatGAAGCTGAACTAGTCATTGACATTCCCAATGAGTGA
- the ino80e gene encoding INO80 complex subunit E isoform X2 translates to MTNRQIQTREMNGQADLEVDYKRKYKNLKRKLKFLVYEQECFQEELRRSQRKLLKVSRDKSFLLDRLLQYERVDEDSSDSDATVSSENSEGEGPRERERDGAKKRRSSPGACLPSSSSPHLSLLSRSGVNPLQSSGSGPYLNTVVAPMSANYPSATAATPAASGPFSWVPRQMLSGDAAEEEGESDGDSDRGDEDRGEGDEAELVIDIPNE, encoded by the exons ATGACGAACagacagattcaaacaagaG AGATGAACGGACAAGCGGACCTCGAAGTCGACTACAAGAGGAAATATAAAAATCTCAAGCGAAAATTAAAATTTCTTGTTTAT GAACAGGAATGCtttcaggaggagctgaggagatCACAGAGAAAACTTCTCAAAGTTTCAAGAGACAAGAG CTTCCTCCTAGACAGATTGCTACAGTATGAGAGGGTAGATGAAGACTCATCAG ATTCAGATGCTACAGTTTCTTCAGAAAACAGTGAAGGAGAAGGCCCcagggagagggaaagagacgGCGCAAAGAA GCGAAGGAGTAGTCCTGGGGCGTGTCTACCCTCATCATCCTCCCCTCATCTCTCCCTGCTGTCCCGTTCTGGTGTAAATCCCCTTCAGTCCTCAGGCTCTGGACCCTACCTCAACACT GTTGTTGCCCCAATGTCAGCTAACTACCCATCAGCCACTGCAGCCACGCCAGCAGCCAGCGGCCCTTTCAGCTGGGTCCCTAGACAGATGCTCAGTGGAGATGCGgctgaagaggagggagagagtgatggagacagcgacagaggagacgaagacagaggggagggagatGAAGCTGAACTAGTCATTGACATTCCCAATGAGTGA